Proteins encoded by one window of Lathyrus oleraceus cultivar Zhongwan6 chromosome 1, CAAS_Psat_ZW6_1.0, whole genome shotgun sequence:
- the LOC127132453 gene encoding uncharacterized protein LOC127132453 isoform X2: protein MTNEITMSSEIDYDCEDFNSSKRPKMTSKVWEEMQRIQTTEGSKVLCKYCGKLLQDNCGTSHLKRHLVICPKRPKPVGVVTQDPMSPAYLRDSGLSKALMVRPLKVEPQSQVICFSPTPNYGTGAVTIASIDNASNSIVELNHKNSPTLFLPSLESRQNQEELSLDDDVEMKAFYASLDVETSFKSPSQDTTVITESSNTTTPSEETSKALKTLQDLLSKDFSVLLQTKQCGAMKSTIEYLSKMSSVKGISSEMKLLILEVSREFTRWSCDYNNASKKIESASSNITKADKLEESLEANKNEFKEVLSLENELCNQLATLEQRKKELEDQINAIKANISVFQSAKFTAAKRKREVFEEAKTLKAQRDELREQVPQLKDEREMAKKIQENIQVEWLKLGEKFNKRLNGVNSEYIQACSSENNRTEF, encoded by the exons ATGACAAATGAGATTACAATGAGCAGTGAGATAGATTATGATTGTGAAGATTTTAATAGTTCAAAGCGTCCAAAAATGACGTCTAAAGTATGGGAAGAAATGCAGCGCATTCAAACGACCGAAGGTAGTAAAGTTCTATGTAAATACTGTGGAAAACTGTTGCAAGATAACTGTGGAACTTCTCATTTGAAGCGACATTTAGTCATATGTCCCAAGCGACCAAAACCCGTCGGTGTTGTTACACAAGATCCTATGTCTCCGGCATATCTTAGAG ATTCTGGATTAAGCAAAGCGCTTATGGTACGCCCATTAAAGGTCGAGCCTCAATCACAAGTCATATGTTTTTCTCCTACTCCAAATTATGGAACTGGAGCTGTTACTATTGCATCCATTGATAATGCTTCCAATTCCATTGTGGAACTAAATCATAAAAACAGTCCCACTTTGTTTCTGCCTAGCCTTGAATCTCGTCAAAATCAAGAGGAACTATCTCTCGACGATGACGTAGAAATGAAAGCATTTTATGCTTCTCTCGATGTTGAGACCTCATTTAAGTCACCTTCCCAAGATACCACGGTCATCACCGAATCATCCAACACTACTACGCCGAGTGAAGAGACAAGCAAAGCATTGAAAACACTGCAAGACCTTCTCTCCAAAGACTTCTCTGTTCTACTGCAAACCAAACAGTGCGGTGCCATGAAATCTACGATAGAATACCTTTCCAAGATGTCATCGGTCAAGGGAATCTCGTCCGAAATGAAGTTGTTGATATTGGAAGTTTCTAGAGAATTCACTCGGTGGAGTTGCGACTACAACAACGCAAGTAAGAAAATAGAGTCAGCGAGCTCCAACATCACGAAAGCAGATAAACTCGAAGAAAGCCTCGAAGCAAACAAGAACGAGTTCAAGGAAGTTCTGTCTTTGGAAAATGAGTTGTGCAACCAGCTAGCAACTTTGGAGCAAAGAAAGAAAGAGCTAGAAGATCAAATAAATGCAATCAAAGCTAACATATCCGTGTTTCAATCGGCTAAGTTCACGGCTGCAAAGAGAAAAAGGGAAGTTTTTGAAGAAGCGAAGACTCTCAAAGCACAAAGAGATGAGTTGAGGGAGCAAGTTCCACAGTTGAAAGATGAGAGGGAAATGGCCAAGAAAATCCAAGAAAATATTCAAGTTGAATGGTTAAAGCTTGGAGAAAAATTTAACAAACGCTTAAATGGGGTTAATTCTGAATACATTCAAGCTTGTTCATCAGAAAATAACAGAACTGAATTTTAA
- the LOC127132453 gene encoding uncharacterized protein LOC127132453 isoform X1 gives MTNEITMSSEIDYDCEDFNSSKRPKMTSKVWEEMQRIQTTEGSKVLCKYCGKLLQDNCGTSHLKRHLVICPKRPKPVGVVTQDPMSPAYLRGTYSAKDSGLSKALMVRPLKVEPQSQVICFSPTPNYGTGAVTIASIDNASNSIVELNHKNSPTLFLPSLESRQNQEELSLDDDVEMKAFYASLDVETSFKSPSQDTTVITESSNTTTPSEETSKALKTLQDLLSKDFSVLLQTKQCGAMKSTIEYLSKMSSVKGISSEMKLLILEVSREFTRWSCDYNNASKKIESASSNITKADKLEESLEANKNEFKEVLSLENELCNQLATLEQRKKELEDQINAIKANISVFQSAKFTAAKRKREVFEEAKTLKAQRDELREQVPQLKDEREMAKKIQENIQVEWLKLGEKFNKRLNGVNSEYIQACSSENNRTEF, from the exons ATGACAAATGAGATTACAATGAGCAGTGAGATAGATTATGATTGTGAAGATTTTAATAGTTCAAAGCGTCCAAAAATGACGTCTAAAGTATGGGAAGAAATGCAGCGCATTCAAACGACCGAAGGTAGTAAAGTTCTATGTAAATACTGTGGAAAACTGTTGCAAGATAACTGTGGAACTTCTCATTTGAAGCGACATTTAGTCATATGTCCCAAGCGACCAAAACCCGTCGGTGTTGTTACACAAGATCCTATGTCTCCGGCATATCTTAGAGGTACCTATAGTGCCAAAG ATTCTGGATTAAGCAAAGCGCTTATGGTACGCCCATTAAAGGTCGAGCCTCAATCACAAGTCATATGTTTTTCTCCTACTCCAAATTATGGAACTGGAGCTGTTACTATTGCATCCATTGATAATGCTTCCAATTCCATTGTGGAACTAAATCATAAAAACAGTCCCACTTTGTTTCTGCCTAGCCTTGAATCTCGTCAAAATCAAGAGGAACTATCTCTCGACGATGACGTAGAAATGAAAGCATTTTATGCTTCTCTCGATGTTGAGACCTCATTTAAGTCACCTTCCCAAGATACCACGGTCATCACCGAATCATCCAACACTACTACGCCGAGTGAAGAGACAAGCAAAGCATTGAAAACACTGCAAGACCTTCTCTCCAAAGACTTCTCTGTTCTACTGCAAACCAAACAGTGCGGTGCCATGAAATCTACGATAGAATACCTTTCCAAGATGTCATCGGTCAAGGGAATCTCGTCCGAAATGAAGTTGTTGATATTGGAAGTTTCTAGAGAATTCACTCGGTGGAGTTGCGACTACAACAACGCAAGTAAGAAAATAGAGTCAGCGAGCTCCAACATCACGAAAGCAGATAAACTCGAAGAAAGCCTCGAAGCAAACAAGAACGAGTTCAAGGAAGTTCTGTCTTTGGAAAATGAGTTGTGCAACCAGCTAGCAACTTTGGAGCAAAGAAAGAAAGAGCTAGAAGATCAAATAAATGCAATCAAAGCTAACATATCCGTGTTTCAATCGGCTAAGTTCACGGCTGCAAAGAGAAAAAGGGAAGTTTTTGAAGAAGCGAAGACTCTCAAAGCACAAAGAGATGAGTTGAGGGAGCAAGTTCCACAGTTGAAAGATGAGAGGGAAATGGCCAAGAAAATCCAAGAAAATATTCAAGTTGAATGGTTAAAGCTTGGAGAAAAATTTAACAAACGCTTAAATGGGGTTAATTCTGAATACATTCAAGCTTGTTCATCAGAAAATAACAGAACTGAATTTTAA